The genomic stretch TGATGTATCGAATTCTTTCATAAAAGCAGCCCGAACGCCTTTCATAAATTGAACAATCGCAAATACGATAAAACCCGCACCCGTAAGCCCTGTGAGCCATTGGCCGAACGGCTGCGCCAATACATAAGCGGACCACGTCTGTTCTGAAGTGCCGCCGTCCCCTTGGCCAAACACAAATCGCAAGGCATTCCAAGCGATGGATGTGTAAACAGCGGCACTGAAAAAGTTTCCTATTCTCCGCGACAGGCCTCGCCTGCTGTTTCCGTGCCCCTCCGTGTCCTTGATCGCGCTTAACACCATCCAGATCACATAGCCGATAAGGCCGATGCCTATAAAAAAAAGCAATAGTGACCCATACGGCATGCGTGATAGCGTTTGGAGAGCTCCGCTCGAATCTTTGGCGCGGCCTGCCCCGGCAGCCGTCATAAAAGCCAAAACCCCAAGCAGAATAAAAACGCCGCCGAATGCAAAATAACCAAGCCTCCCGAATCGTTTGATCCAAGGCTTGGTTTCCTGTTTTATTTTTGACATGTACCGGTCTTTCACCGCCATGTGTCCAACCCTCTTTCACAGAAATCTTTACTGTAACATTCCCGATTGAACAAAGTTGAAACAGCTCCTGCCTCAGCTATGGCTGGCTGAGATACGTTTTTGCTGTTTAGCTGATTGTGCAGGTGTCATCCAAGCAGCCGCTGCGGCAGCTGTGACTCCGCCTGCTAATTTCCCAATGATCATGGCCGCCGCCATTTCTTTTTTCATTCCAGCTACAAAACCGAGATGGCTGCCGAGTACAAAGGCGCCGCTGACCGCAAACGCGACATTGATGACCTTTCCTCTCGGCGTCATATCCTTTAATGAAGCCAGCATTGGGATATGATGCGCCAAAGAGGTCACTA from Bacillus subtilis subsp. subtilis str. 168 encodes the following:
- the yxxB gene encoding putative integral membrane protein (Evidence 3: Putative function from multiple computational evidences; PubMedId: 10746760, 15849754, 16850406; Product type m: membrane component); its protein translation is MAVKDRYMSKIKQETKPWIKRFGRLGYFAFGGVFILLGVLAFMTAAGAGRAKDSSGALQTLSRMPYGSLLLFFIGIGLIGYVIWMVLSAIKDTEGHGNSRRGLSRRIGNFFSAAVYTSIAWNALRFVFGQGDGGTSEQTWSAYVLAQPFGQWLTGLTGAGFIVFAIVQFMKGVRAAFMKEFDTSKMNKQMICITKNTGRAGNIARAIIFSAIGYFLIKTAMTADPDDTRGFDGALAELAQQPHGKLILSILALGLILYGMYAIMKGIYQHMTWEK